CCTTCGCCCCGGCGGCACCGCGAGGCGGGCGCGCGGCGGGGTGCGGCTCATGCTCCCTCCCGCGGCGTATCGGGTGCCCCTCTCGGGCGCATGGCGCGGCTCGAAATCGCCGCGCCCCGCCACCCTGGGTCGTCCTAGGCGGCCTTGTCGGAGGCGATGCGGGGGCTGAAGGACAGGAGCGGGAGCTTCTCTTCCTGCGAGGTGCGGGGATTCCGGAACGGGATGAAGCCGCGGTCGCGGTCCTCGGCGGCGTAGAGACCGGTCGCGATCTCGTTGAGGCGCTTGACCAGCTTGGCGGCCGCCTTCTTCGCCTCCGGCTCGCCGCCGCGCAGGACCAGCGTGAGGCCGTTCACGTCGTGCAGCTCGACCGGCCCCGGATCGTCATGGTCCTTCAGGAACTCCTCGGCGGCGACGCGGAACTGCCGGTACGCCTCGCCCAGCTTGAACTCCCCGTACTTCTTGCGGAAGATGTCCATGGCGCGCGGGTCCCACTCGAGGTGTACGACCCGGCCGTCCTCGCCGCGCTCGTGTCTTTTGAGCAGCTCCTCGGCCACCCCGGAGGCGTGGACCGTTTGCTGCTGCTGTTGCTGCTGCCTCACCTTCAGGAGGCGATCGATCGTCTTGACCAGCTCCTTCGTGCTGAACGGCTTGGTCAGATACTCGTCGGCCCCGCAGTCCTTCCCCCAGAAGACGTCCTGCTGCGCGCTCTTGGCGGTCAGCATGATCACCGGCACGTCGTGGGTCGCGCGATCGGTCTTCACGCGGCGGCAGACCTGGAAGCCGTTCACCTTCGGCATCATGACGTCCATGATGAGAAGGTCGGGCTTCTCCTGCGCCACCACGGACAGGGCCATCTCGCCGTCCTCGGCGAGGACGACGGTGTAGCCGTCCCCCTCGAGGCTGATCTTCAGGATCTCCCGGATGTTCGGCGAGTCGTCGGCGACCAGGATCTTACCGGGCATGTTGTGTCTCCATCTCAGGCCGTGGCGCGGCCGCGGCCGTCCGCCGCCTGGGCGGCCTTGGCGCGCGCCGTCGCGTCGTCGATCAACGACAGCATCATCAGCATCCCCTTCCCCAGCATCCCCAGGAGCCGGACCTGCTCGGGCGTCAGCTGCCCGAGGCGGCCGGACTCCAGGAGCTCGACGGCGCCGCTCATCGACGCCAGGGGCGTGCGCAGGTCGTGCGCCAGCTCGCGGATCGAATCCCCCTCTCGCGGGCCGAGACCGAAGGCGTCGGTGATCTCCAGGACCAGCGCCGCCGCCTGACCGTCGCCGCCGGCGCCGAGCGGCCCGGCCGAGACCGAGTAGAAGCGTCTCTTGTCGAGCTCGACGGCGACCACGCGGCGGGTCGGGGCGCACAGCCGGCGCGCCTCGTCGATGGCGGCGCCGATGCCGTCGAGGAGCTGGTCGGGCATGTCGTCCGAGGGGGGGATGCGCGACGGCGCGGGGGCGTCGACGATTCTCCGCCAGCCGCTCGCCCGGAGGACCGACCCGGCTCGGTCGACGACCACGACGGCCGCGCCGAGGCAGTCCATCTCGTGGTGCGCATGGCTCGAAGGCGAGTCCGCATCCGGCTGCCTCTTTGCGCCGCGCACGTTGCCGCCGGTCTTCTGCCCGGAATGTTTCTTCGCCACGCGCTCGTATCCTCGTTCCCGCCGAACGGGCCGGCCCCCGCGCCTGCGGGGTTACCCGGCCAATATAAGGAAGTTGCGCCGCGTCGCAAGGATCGAGATCGCGCCAGCGTTTTGACGGTCGGGATGAAGGGAGAGGACCAGCGGCGCGACAGCGGGAGGCTAGATCTCCCCGTCCAGGACGCGCCGGAGGGTCACGGCATCGATGTTTGCGCCCGACAGGATGACCCCGACGGTCTTGCCGGCCAGGGTGTCGCGCAGCTTGAGGAGCCCCGCCAGCCCGGCAGCCCCCGCCCCTTCGGCGAGGTTGTGGGTGGTGCGCAGCAGGAGTCGCAACGCCTCGGCGATCTCCCCCTCCGTCACCGTCACGAAGCCGGCCAGCCCCTCGCGCAGGGCGGGAAAGGTCAGGTCGTAGACGTTACGGGTCGCCAGGCCGTCGGCGAAGGTGTCGGCCGAATCCTTGGCGATGGCGCGTCCGGCGTGCCAGGAATCGTGGATGGCCGAGGCCCGCTCCGCCTGGACACCGTAGACTTTCAGATCCGGGCGCAGCTCGCGCGCGACCGTGAGGGCGCCCACCGCCTGCGACCCGCCCCCGACGGCGATGACCAGCGCCTGGAGACCCGGGCTCTCCTCCAGGATCTCGAGCGTCAGCGTGGCCGCGCCGGCGATGACCAGGGGCTCGTTGGTCGAGTGGGCCATGACGAGACCGCGCTCGCGAACGAGGGCCTCCGCCAGACGCACCACCTCGTCGTAATCGCGTCCTTGCTCGACGATCTCGACGCCGTACCCCCGCATCGCCTCGTTCTTCTCCGGATTGTTGCCGCGCGGCACGCAGATGGTCACTCGCCCCCCCAGCAGGCTGCCGGCAAACGCCAGCCCCAGGCCGTGGTTGCCGCGCGTGGCCGCCACGACACCGCGCCGGCGCACGTCGTCGGTCTGGG
The Candidatus Dormiibacterota bacterium DNA segment above includes these coding regions:
- a CDS encoding response regulator, translating into MPGKILVADDSPNIREILKISLEGDGYTVVLAEDGEMALSVVAQEKPDLLIMDVMMPKVNGFQVCRRVKTDRATHDVPVIMLTAKSAQQDVFWGKDCGADEYLTKPFSTKELVKTIDRLLKVRQQQQQQQTVHASGVAEELLKRHERGEDGRVVHLEWDPRAMDIFRKKYGEFKLGEAYRQFRVAAEEFLKDHDDPGPVELHDVNGLTLVLRGGEPEAKKAAAKLVKRLNEIATGLYAAEDRDRGFIPFRNPRTSQEEKLPLLSFSPRIASDKAA
- a CDS encoding histidine kinase dimerization/phospho-acceptor domain-containing protein, which gives rise to MAKKHSGQKTGGNVRGAKRQPDADSPSSHAHHEMDCLGAAVVVVDRAGSVLRASGWRRIVDAPAPSRIPPSDDMPDQLLDGIGAAIDEARRLCAPTRRVVAVELDKRRFYSVSAGPLGAGGDGQAAALVLEITDAFGLGPREGDSIRELAHDLRTPLASMSGAVELLESGRLGQLTPEQVRLLGMLGKGMLMMLSLIDDATARAKAAQAADGRGRATA
- a CDS encoding threonine/serine dehydratase, translating into MGTWPIAYSDVLKARDRIRPHLQKTPLRAYAPLDAEVGHGVRVLVKHENHNPTNSFKVRNGLSFMTAQTDDVRRRGVVAATRGNHGLGLAFAGSLLGGRVTICVPRGNNPEKNEAMRGYGVEIVEQGRDYDEVVRLAEALVRERGLVMAHSTNEPLVIAGAATLTLEILEESPGLQALVIAVGGGSQAVGALTVARELRPDLKVYGVQAERASAIHDSWHAGRAIAKDSADTFADGLATRNVYDLTFPALREGLAGFVTVTEGEIAEALRLLLRTTHNLAEGAGAAGLAGLLKLRDTLAGKTVGVILSGANIDAVTLRRVLDGEI